AGCTGGCGAATGAACACCGACCGCTGCACGTCGCGGGGAGAGTAGTCGTAGTAGTAGTCGAGACCGATTTCGCCGATGGCGACCACTTTCGGGTGGGCCGCCAGCTCCTTGAGCCGCGCGTACGCGGCTTCGTCGGCCGTCTTGGCGTCGTGGGGGTGAATGCCCACGGCTGCGTATACGGACGGGTACCGCTCGGCCAGCCGCACGGCGGCTTCGCTGGACGGCAGGTCGGCGCCGATGGTGATGATGGCGCCCACCCCCGCCGCCAGCGCCCGCCGCACGACGTCGTCTCGATCCTCGTCAAACCACTCGTGATCCAGATGCGCGTGGGTGTCGATCAGATCCCAGCCCGCCCCCGAGCCGGCCGGACCTGCGGCCACGCCCGCCTGCGTTGCTTTTTCGCCGATCACTTGACCTTGGCCCCCGGCTTGACGTTCTTGTCCGTAGTCAGCAGGCTGAGGACGCCGTCTTCATCCGTCGCCGCCAGCAGCATACCCTGCGACAGCTCGCCGCGCAGCTTGGCCGGCTTCAAGTTCGCCACGATGACGATGCGGCGGCCCACCAGCTCTTCCGGCGCGTAATGCTGAGCGATGCCGGCCACGATCTGGCGCCGCTCGCCGCCCACGTCCACCTGCAGCTTCAGCAGCCGATCCGCGCCCTGGATGCGTTCGGCCGCCAGCACTTCCGCCACCCGAAGGTCCACTTGCTGGAACGTGGCGATGTCGATCTGGGCCGGCCCCTGTCCCTGGGCCCCGCCGGCACCGGCGGCCGCCTTTTCCGGCGCGCCGGCTTTTTCCCCAGCGGCCGCAGCGGTCGCTTGGCCGCCCGGCGCGGCCGCCGCGCTCCCGCCGGCCTGCGCCGCGGGCTGCTGGCTCGAGATGCCGAGCACCTGCTCCACGTCAAGGCGCGGGAAGAGCGGCTCGCCCTTGCGCACCGCCAGGCCTGGCGTAAGGCCGCCCCACTGCCGCGCCGCCTGCCAGCGCCAGCCGTCTGCCGGCACGTCCAACCCTAGCTGCTGGAAGATGCGGCCCGGAGTGTGGACCAGGAACGGGCTCAGCAGCACGCCGCACAGCCGGATGGCTTCGGCCGCGTTGTACAGCACCGTATGCAGCCGCTCCGTCTTGCCTTGCTTGTGCAAGTCCCACGGCGCGTTTTCATCGATGTACTTGTTCACCCGCTTCGGCAAGTCCCACGCCGCCTGCAGCGCCTTGTCCAGCTCCAGCCGGTCCAGCGCCGCCTCCACCTTGTCAAAAACGCGCGCCGCTGTCTCCCGCAGCACGCCGTCGTCCGCCGCGGCCGACGGCTCCGGCACCCGTCCCTCGGTGTACCGCTCGATCATGGACAGCGTGCGCCAGACCAGGTTGCCCAGATCGTTGGCCAAGTCCGCATTGATGCGCCGCACCAGCGCCTCTTCCGAGTAGGAGCCGTCGTCGCCGAAGGGCACTTCCCGCAGCAGGAAATACCGCACCGCGTCGACGCCGTACTTTTGCACCAGCTGCTTCGGGTCGATGACTTGACCGCCGGCCCGCGACTTGCCGATCTTGCCGCCGTCGATGAGCAACCAGCCGTGGCCGTAGACGGTCTTAGGCAGCGGCAAGCCCAGCGCCATCAGGATGGCCGGCCAGATGATGGCGTGGAAGCGCAAGATGTCCTTGCCGATCAGGTGCACGTCCGCCGGCCAGAACGTCCGGTACTTCTCGCCGTCCGGATAGCCCAGCGCGGAGATGTAGTTGGTCAGCGCGTCGATCCAGACGTAGATGACGTGCTTGTCGTCAAACGGCACCGGCACGCCCCAGCGGAACGACGTACGGGAGACGGACAAGTCCTCCAGCCCGCGCTCGATGAAGCGCACCACCTCGTTGCGCCGGCTTTCGGGCTGCACGAACTCGGGGTGCTGCTTGATGTGCTCCAAAAGCCGCGGGCCGTACTTGGAGAGGCGGAAGAAGTAGCTCTCCTCTTCGACCCACTCGACGGGCCGCTCGTGCACCGGGCAAATCTTGCCGTCTTTCAGCTCGTCCTCGGTGTAGTACGCCTCGCAGTTGACGCAATACAACCCTTTGTACGTGCCTTTGTAAATGTCGCCCTGCTCGTACAACCGCTGGAAGAAATGCTGGACGACCCGCTTGTGGCGCTCCTCCGTCGTGCGGATGAAGTCGTCGTAGCGAATTTCCAGCGTCGCCCACAAGTCCTTGATCCACTCGACGATGGGCGTCACGTACTCCAGCGGCTCTTTGCCCAGCCGGCGAGCCGCCCTCTCCACGTTGAGCCCGTGCTCGTCGGTGCCGGTCAAGAACCACGTCTTGTGGCCCAGCAGGCGGTGGTAGCGGGCCAGTGCGTCGGCCGCCACCGTCGTGTACGTGTGGCCGATATGGAGCCGATCGTTGGGGTAGTAAATCGGCGTCGTAATGTAAAACGTTTTCTCCTCCATGGTCCTCACGCTCCCTTGCGGCGAATAAGAACGCCCCTGCGGCCGTTTCCGGCCACAGGGGCGAAAGGTCCAAGCCTTACGCGGTCCCACCCTGTTTCGGCGGCGCCTCGCGGTCGCCGCCCTCGGCAAGTACTCCCGACGCCGCGCACCGGCCACCACACGCCGATACGTCGACTCGGTCCATACTCCGGCGCTGTAACGGGCGCCTACGTCCGAAAAGGACATGCCCGGTGCCGCCTACTGACCGCCTCCTCGCCCATGAAGCTTGCGGCGGCGTTCAGCGCACGGCTCGAGGGCCATCTTCAGCTGCGCCTCCGACACCGGCTTGCACCCGACCCGGCTCGCTGCGGACCCGCAGGTCCATAGTCGGCCCGACGCAGCCTACTCCTCCCCGTCATCGCCTTTGGCTCGATTCAACTCATCCCGGATTGTAGCGTACCCTCAGCCAGGTGTCAACAGACCCGCCGCCGGGCCGCGCGGGCCGTCTCAGCCGTCTCATTTCCTTCCACTTGGAAAGCGGTGCAAAAGTCGCACGATTTTCGTTGACTTTACCTGGAAAATTTAGTACGATTTCCTTAGGGCTGTTCCGAATGTCGTAACAGAGGAGGTGCCGGACCGTGAAGTCCACGGGCATCGTCCGCAAAGTCGACGAGCTGGGGCGGGTCGTCATCCCCATTGAGCTGCGCCGCACGCTGCAGATCGAGGAGAAGGACGCGCTCGAAATCTACGTCGACGGGGAACGGATTATCCTGAAAAAGTACGAGCCGGCGTGCGTGTTCTGCGGCAACGCGGCCGAGGTGCGGCACTTCCGCGGCAAGAACGTGTGCAAGAACTGCCTGCGGGAAATGCAATCGCTGCTCGTGGACGAGCCGGCGTAAGCGCTCCGCCGCTTACTCTTCCTCCTCGTCCACGGCGTCGATCTCCAGCGCGGCGCGGTAGACGACGCGCCGCGGGACGCCGAATTCGTCCGCCACCGCCTTCACGGCGGTTTTTTTGTCCATGCCGGCGGCCATGCGGCTCCGGACCGCCGCGGCCAGCGACGCCTCGTCGAGCGCTTTCTCGCCGTCCTCCCCGGCTGCACGCCCGGCCGCTTGCGGCGCGCCCGCGACGACGATGACGAACTCGCCGCGCGGGGTGTGCGCGGCCCAGTACGCCGCCAGCTGCGACAGCGGCGCCCGCTGCCATTCTTCGAACGCTTTGGTCAGCTCGCGCGCCACGCACGCGGGCCGATCGCCCCAGACTTCCAGCATGGCCTGCAGCGTCTCGACCAAGCGGTGGGGCGCCTCATAGAAGACGAGCGTGCGCGGGTCGTACGCCAGCTCTTCCAGCCGCTCCCGCCGCCGGGCCGGATGCCGCGGCAAGAAGCCTTCGAAGGCAAAGCGATCGCTGGGCAGGCCGGAGCCGACCAGCGCCGCGACGAACGCCGTCGGCCCGGGCACGACCACGATCTCGACGCCTTCCTGCGCAGCCGCGGCGATCAGCGCCCCGCCGGGATCGCTAATGGCGGGCATGCCGGCATCCGACACCAGCGCCACCGACTGGCCCGACTGGAGCCGCTTGAGCAGCTCGGCGATGCGGGCCCGCTCGTTGTGCTCGTGGAGGCTGAAGAGGGGCGTGTTGATCTTGTAATGGTTGAGCAGCTTGCGGGTGTGCCGCGTGTCTTCCGCCGCGATGACGTCCACCTCGCGCAGGACGCGCAGCACCCGCAGCGTCACGTCCTCCAAGTTGCCGATGGGCGTGCCGCAGACGTACAACTTCCCCCAGAACCCGCCCGCACGGGCCGCGGTTGCCCGTCCTTGTCCGCCGGCCATCGCCGTCACTGCCCTTCCTCTCGGGCCTCAGGCTTCTTGTGGCTACGCCGGCGCCGCCGCTTGCCGCCGCCGTTGTGGCCTGCTTTGGGCGCCGCTTTGGCTTTGCCGCGCCGCGAGCGCCCTTTGCGCGCTTTGCCGCGCGGCCTGCCGGCCGTGGCTCTGGCCAGCTCTTCGTCCAGGCCGGCCCCGTCCAGCAGCACCAGCTCGCGCAGGACTTCGGCCAGCTCCGCGTCTTCGTCCGGACCCAGCCCCGCCAGGCCCGGCCCCTCCTCCGGCCGCAAACGCTCCGCGGGGCCGCCCGCGTCGTCTTCCAGCTCGCTTTCCCGCTCGACCGCTTCGATCCAGCTCTGCGCCGGCTCCGCCTCCAGCGCCGCCGCGTACTCGCCGCCACCGGCCGCATACTGGTCGCCGGCCGCCATGTCCCATGTCAGATCGTCCAGGTCCTCCGCCGCCTCGTCGTACGACTCGTCGTATGCCTCGTCGTACGGCTCCACGCCGGCGGCTCCCGCCGCGGCATCCGCACCTTCGCCCGCCAGCTTGCCCGTCAGCGCCACCGCCTCGCCGCTCTCAAACTGCTGCAGCGTAACCGTAACGCGCCGGCCCTCGCCCAGATCGACCACCACGCTCTCTTTCGCCACCAGCACCTCGATGACGCGGCCGACCTGCACTTCCCCGGCCACGGTCACCTGCACCTGGTCGCCCTCGGCGGGCAGCAAGGCGCGGATTTTACGGTACGTGTCGTTTTCGAATTTCAGGCAGCACTTGAGCCGGCCGCACTGCCCCGTCAGCTTGGACGGGTTCAGCGACAGCCGCTGCTCTTTCGCCATGCGGATCGACACCGGCTCAAACTCGCCCATCCACGTGGCGCAGCACAGCTCCCGGCCGCAAGCGCCGATGCCGCCCACTTCCTTGGCCTCGTCGCGCACGCCGATTTGCCGTAGCTCGATGCGAACGCCGAACTGGCGCGCCAGGTCCCGCACCAGCTGGCGAAAGTCCACCCGCGTTTCGGACGTGAAAAAGAAGGTCAGGCGATTGCGGTCGAAGGTGTACTCCGTATTGACGAGGCGCATCGGCAAGCCCCGAGCCGCAATGCGCTCCAGCGCGAAGGCGTGGGCGATGCGCTCCAGCTCCCGGTTGGCCAGCAGCTGGTCGTAGTCCTCCCGCACGGCCTCCCGGAGCACCGGGCGAATGGGCGGCACCACGGCGCTTTCCGGCACCATTTTCACGGGGGTGACCACTTCGCCGAACTCAACGCCCGCCGCCGTCTCCACCAGCACCCGGTCGCCGGGCACCAGCTCCAGCTCCCCGGGGTCGAAGTAGTATATCTTTCCGGCCCGCTTGAAACGGACGCCGACGACACGCACCAGCTGTTCGACGGTTTGCTGCTCGGCAGCCGCCTCGGCCATGGGAATTCTCCCCTCTATGCCACGACCGGCCGCCCGCACGCGGCCAAGTCGACGAACAAGACGTCCACGAGCGAACGCAGGCCCACGTTGTCCGCCAGGCGCCGGCGAAACGCCAGCACGTGCTCCAGCGCCGCCAGGACGGCGTCAGGCGCCATGGCCGCGGCCCAGCGTTCCAGCTCGTCTTTCAGATCCACGTTCACGAGCCACGTTTCCGGCTCGCGCAGCGCATCGGGCCGGTGCTGCACCAGCAGCACGTCCCGCAGCCAAATTTGCAAGATGTCCAGCATCTCGACCAGCTCGTCGCGGCGCTTGTGCCAGCTCTCCGCCAAGCGCGGGGCGGCGGTGATGTCCGAACGCCGCAGCTCCGCGAAAAAGTCCAGCGCCGCCCGGCGCCGCTGCAAGAGCTCCTCGGGCGAAAGCCGCGTCGCCGCTTCGATGCTGCCGTCGCCCAGAGCCGCCCCGAGCTCCGCCGCGTCGCCGTAGCCGAAACGCTCCCGCAAGATGCCCGCGGCCACGTCTTTCGGCAGCGGCCCGAAGCGGACGACGACGCAGCGCGACACGATGGTGGGCAGAAGGGGCGTTTCGTTGTGTGCGATTAAGATCAACACCGTCTCGCCCGGCGGCTCTTCCAGCACTTTCAGCAACGCGTTTTGCGCTTGCTCCGTGGCGGTGTCGACGGCTTCGACCAGAAACACCTTGCAGCGCCCGCGGACGGCTTTCAGCATGGCCTGCTGCTGCAGGGCCCGCACCTGATCGATCAAGATCTTGTCGCCTTCGGGTTCCACCCAGAACACGTCCACGTGCCGGCGCGCCGCCACGTCGACGCACGCGGGACACTCCCCGCACGGCCGCTGCGCGGGATCACCCGCTTCGCACACCACGCCGGCGGCGACCATCTCCGCCGTCGTGGCCTTGCCGACGCCTTTCGGGCCCACGAAGAGATACGCGTGCGCGAGGCGGCCCGTCCGCAAGGCGTTGCGCAGCATATGCACCGCGGCCGGCTGTCCGCGGATGTCCCAGCGGTCTTTGACGCTCATCTCGAGTTCACTATACCGTTCTCAGCGGTACAGGTCCAGCAGCAGTCCCCGGATCTCGTCCAGGCGGGCGGCGATGGCTAAATTATCCTTCTCGCGGGCCATAAGCAGCCGCGTCAGCTCGTCCAGCTTCGCGTCGACAACGCGCACGATGTACAAAAGACGCCGGCGGCCTCCGCCGGCGAAACCCGTCTCCACGTCCACCCGGTACGCGCGCCGCACCGCGTCGGCGACGGCGGCCCGCAGGGCGGCTTTGTAGGCGGCCAGCGCCTCCAGGCTCAGCTCCGTGCGCAGCCGCTGCGCCGCCGCGTCCAAATCGGCCAGCGCCCGCTCCGCCGCCTGCTCGTGCTCCAGTTCCCGCAGCCGCAGCTCGTCGCGAAACGCCGTCGACTTCACTTCGCCGCGGCCGGCGCCCACGCCCCGCCGGCCAAACTCTGCCGCGCCTGCCCGCGTCCGCCGCACTTTCACGCTCATCCCGGCATCGCCACCTTGCCCAGGCCCAGCCGCTCTTGCACCGCGGCCGCCACCAAGGCGTGCACTTCCTCCACCGAACGTCCCTCGACGTCCAGCACCACCCAGCGCTCCGGCTCCCGGCGCGCCAGCTCGCGGTAGGCGGTCCGCACGCGGCGCTGAAACTCCAGCCCCCGCCCCTCGATGCGGTCCGGCGCCGCGCCGTCCCGCACGTACGCCCGGGCCGGGTCCAAGTCGAGAAGAAACGTCAAGTGCGGGCGCAGGCCGCCCGTCGCCACCTCGTTCACCCGGCGCACGGCCTCCTCGGGCAGCCCCAGGGCCGCGGCCTGGTACGCGAGGCTCGAGTCGACGTAGCGATCGCTGATGACCACTTTGCCTGCCGCCAGCGCCGGCCGGATGACGCAGGCCACGTGCTGCGCCCGATCGGCCGCCAGCAGCAACATCTCCGCCATCGGCACCGGCGCCAGCCCTTCCTCGGCGGCCTCGGCCCCGGCCTGCGCGCCTCCCGCTTCCACCTGCCGCCCCGCCAGCAGCAGCCGGCGCAGCTCCGCGCCGAGGCGCGTGCCGCCCGGCTCGCGCGTGAGGACCACGGAACAGCCCCGCTCCTCCAGCCAGCGCGCCAGCCGCGCGGCCTGGGTGCTCTTCCCGCAGCCGTCGATGCCTTCAAACGTCAAGAACACGCCCTGCACGGGCGCGTTGCCCTGCGCCATGAACATCCTCCACGCGTCGCGCCGCTGGCCGCGTCATTCCTCGTCGTTCAGCGGCACCGGCATAATGAGCACCCGGCGGTTCGGCTCCTCGCCGATGCTGGTGGAGCGAAGCCGCGCCCGGGCGACGATGTCGTGCTGCAGGCGGCGCAGGTGCGCCTTGCGCGGCGGCAGCTCCACGGGCTCCGGTTTTTGCAGCACCCGCTGGATGCCTTCTTCCGCTTCCAGAATGGCTTCGGCTTCTTCGTCGGAGCCTTCCATGAGCGAGGCGATAAAGTTTTGCAGCTGCGTCACCGTGTTGCTGCGGACGAAGTGAATCGGCATGCCGTCTCGCTCGGCGTCCCGCAGCCGCTTGGGCAGCTTGCGGTAGTGGCCCTTGAGCGTCAGCACCATGTGGGCGTGGCGCAAGTCGTCGGTGAGCTCCACCGGCGCCCGCAGCTCGGCGATGGCCCGCTCAAGCCGGTTGCGGCTGACGGCGTAGGGGTAGATGCGGATGACGCCGCTGAATTTCGGGCGCCCGTCCGCCAGCTCGTCCGCCTCCTCCAGCTCGTCGACGTCGAACGACTTCGTGATGTGGATCTCTCCGGACTGGGTCCGGCTGCGGATTTCCGGCCGCGGCGTCATGCCCCGCAGCCAGAGGTCCACCGTGGTGGCCACGTCGCGGTGCACCGCCAGGCGGTCCCGGTCCTGCAGCTCGATGACGATGGGGAACGTAGGCGGCGCCTTGCGCTCCAGCACCGTCTTCTGCGTGCCCCGCTTGCGCGCTTCCTCGTCGCCCAGCGTCACCACCTGAATGCCGCCGATGAGATCCGACAGCGACGGGTTCAGCACCAGGTTTTCCAGCGTGTTGCCGTGGGCCGTCGCCACCAGCTGCACGCCCCGCTCCGCGATGGTGCGGGCCGCCAGCGCTTCTTCCTCGGTGCTGATCTCGTCGATGACGATGACTTCCGGCATGTGGTTTTCGACGGCCTCAATCATGACCTTGGCTTGCTGCCGCGTGTTGGGCACCTGCATGCGCCGCGCGTGGCCGATAGCCGGATGCGGAACGTCGCCGTCGCCGGCGATTTCGTTGGACGTGTCGACGATGACGACCCGCTTGTTCAGCTCGTCCGCCAGCACCCGCGCCGTTTCCCGCAGCATGGTGGTCTTGCCCACGCCCGGCCGGCCCAGCAGCAAGATGCTCTGGCCCGACTCGATGACGTCGCGGATGATGTCGATGGTGCCGAACACGGCCCGGCCGATGCGGCACGTCAGCCCGACGATGACGCCCTTGCGGTTGCGAATGGCTGAGATGCGGTGCAGCGTCGCCTCGATGCCGGCCCGGTTGTCGTCGCCGAACTCCCCCACGCGCTGCACCACGTAGTCGATATCCTCGCGGGTGACGGGCTCCTCGCTGAGGTAGACGAAACCATCGCGAAAGCGGGCTTCGGGCTTGCGCCCCAGGTCAAGCACGATCTCCAGCAGCTCCGAGAAATTGCCGAGGCTGACCAGCGCGTCCCGCACCCGCGGCGGCAGCACGTTCAGCAGCTTATCCAGGTCGTCGACGATTTCTTCGCGCCTGGCCACCACACGTCACCTCGCTTCGACGACGCGCACGGCGGGAGCCTCGGGGCTGCCCGCAAGGCCGCGCACTTCGCCGCCTTTGTCTAAGATTGCCTGCAAGTACTCCACCGCTTCCGCGGATACCTGCTCTCCCGGGCACAGCACCGGCACGCCCGGCGGGTACGGGCAGACGACGTCCGCCGCCACCAGGCCCACCGCCTCCCGCAGCGGCACTGCCCGCGTGCGGCCCAGCGCCGCCTCGCGCGGCCGCATGACCAGCCGCCCCGCGCCGCGCAAGGCACCCGACGGATCCAGGGCCGCTTCGTCCCACGGCGCCCAGGGCGACCCCGGCGGCGGCGCCTCGCACGCCAGCCGTTCCAGCGCGCCGCACAGCCTGGCCACCGTCTCCTCGTCGTCGCCCAGCGTCGCCAGCGCCAGCACGTGCCGCGCCGTAGCCATCTCCACCTGCACGCCCATCCGCCGCAGCGCCGCCGCGGCCGCGTAGCCGTTCCAGCCCGCCCCGTCCACGGCGATGAGCAGCTTGGTCGGATCCTGAAGCCGCACCCGCCGCAGCCCGGGCAGGCGGGCCACCGCCGCCTCCACCCGCGCCGCCGCCTCCAGCGCCTTGCTCGCCAGCCGGCGCCCCTCCAGCGCCATTTGCCGGCGCGCGGCGTCCAGCGACCCCAAGAGCAGCGCCGACGGGCTGGTGGACTGCAAAATCCCCAGCACCGTCTCCACGGCCGCTCGCGGCAGCGCGCCGTCGCGCCCCAGCAGCCACGACGCCTGCGTTAGCGCTCCCAGCAGCTTGTGGGGGCTTTGCGCGCTGGCGTCGGCGCCCACGGCCACCGCCCGCGGCGGCAAATCCGGGTGCCAGCCGAAGTGCGGCCCGTGGGCTTCGTCCACCAAGACGATCATACCCCTCTTCCTGGCCGCCCGCACGATGGCCGGCAAATCAGCCGTGGCCCCCTCGTACGTCGGGTACGTCACAAGCACCGCGGCCGCGTCGGGATGCTCCTCCATGGCCCGCTCCCACGCAGACGGCGCAGGCGGCAGCCACACGCCGAGGGCTTGGTCGTACACGGGATCCACGTAGACCGGCCACGCGTCGGCCAGCACCACCGCGCCCACCACCGAACGGTGGCTGTTGCGAGCCACGATGATCTTGCGCCCCGCCGCGGCGGCCAGCACCATCGCGTGCACGCCGACGGTGGTGCCGTTGACGAGAAAGAAGCAGTAGTCGGCGCCCAGCGCCTCGGCGGCCAGCCGTTGCGCCGCGGCCAGCGCCTCCGTCCAGCTGTCGTTGAAGCGGGGAGAAAGAAGCACATCGGAAACGT
The nucleotide sequence above comes from Bacillota bacterium. Encoded proteins:
- a CDS encoding methionine--tRNA ligase — its product is MEEKTFYITTPIYYPNDRLHIGHTYTTVAADALARYHRLLGHKTWFLTGTDEHGLNVERAARRLGKEPLEYVTPIVEWIKDLWATLEIRYDDFIRTTEERHKRVVQHFFQRLYEQGDIYKGTYKGLYCVNCEAYYTEDELKDGKICPVHERPVEWVEEESYFFRLSKYGPRLLEHIKQHPEFVQPESRRNEVVRFIERGLEDLSVSRTSFRWGVPVPFDDKHVIYVWIDALTNYISALGYPDGEKYRTFWPADVHLIGKDILRFHAIIWPAILMALGLPLPKTVYGHGWLLIDGGKIGKSRAGGQVIDPKQLVQKYGVDAVRYFLLREVPFGDDGSYSEEALVRRINADLANDLGNLVWRTLSMIERYTEGRVPEPSAAADDGVLRETAARVFDKVEAALDRLELDKALQAAWDLPKRVNKYIDENAPWDLHKQGKTERLHTVLYNAAEAIRLCGVLLSPFLVHTPGRIFQQLGLDVPADGWRWQAARQWGGLTPGLAVRKGEPLFPRLDVEQVLGISSQQPAAQAGGSAAAAPGGQATAAAAGEKAGAPEKAAAGAGGAQGQGPAQIDIATFQQVDLRVAEVLAAERIQGADRLLKLQVDVGGERRQIVAGIAQHYAPEELVGRRIVIVANLKPAKLRGELSQGMLLAATDEDGVLSLLTTDKNVKPGAKVK
- a CDS encoding single-stranded DNA-binding protein, producing MVARREEIVDDLDKLLNVLPPRVRDALVSLGNFSELLEIVLDLGRKPEARFRDGFVYLSEEPVTREDIDYVVQRVGEFGDDNRAGIEATLHRISAIRNRKGVIVGLTCRIGRAVFGTIDIIRDVIESGQSILLLGRPGVGKTTMLRETARVLADELNKRVVIVDTSNEIAGDGDVPHPAIGHARRMQVPNTRQQAKVMIEAVENHMPEVIVIDEISTEEEALAARTIAERGVQLVATAHGNTLENLVLNPSLSDLIGGIQVVTLGDEEARKRGTQKTVLERKAPPTFPIVIELQDRDRLAVHRDVATTVDLWLRGMTPRPEIRSRTQSGEIHITKSFDVDELEEADELADGRPKFSGVIRIYPYAVSRNRLERAIAELRAPVELTDDLRHAHMVLTLKGHYRKLPKRLRDAERDGMPIHFVRSNTVTQLQNFIASLMEGSDEEAEAILEAEEGIQRVLQKPEPVELPPRKAHLRRLQHDIVARARLRSTSIGEEPNRRVLIMPVPLNDEE
- the holB gene encoding DNA polymerase III subunit delta'; the encoded protein is MSVKDRWDIRGQPAAVHMLRNALRTGRLAHAYLFVGPKGVGKATTAEMVAAGVVCEAGDPAQRPCGECPACVDVAARRHVDVFWVEPEGDKILIDQVRALQQQAMLKAVRGRCKVFLVEAVDTATEQAQNALLKVLEEPPGETVLILIAHNETPLLPTIVSRCVVVRFGPLPKDVAAGILRERFGYGDAAELGAALGDGSIEAATRLSPEELLQRRRAALDFFAELRRSDITAAPRLAESWHKRRDELVEMLDILQIWLRDVLLVQHRPDALREPETWLVNVDLKDELERWAAAMAPDAVLAALEHVLAFRRRLADNVGLRSLVDVLFVDLAACGRPVVA
- a CDS encoding AbrB family transcriptional regulator, whose amino-acid sequence is MKSTGIVRKVDELGRVVIPIELRRTLQIEEKDALEIYVDGERIILKKYEPACVFCGNAAEVRHFRGKNVCKNCLREMQSLLVDEPA
- the tmk gene encoding dTMP kinase, producing MQGVFLTFEGIDGCGKSTQAARLARWLEERGCSVVLTREPGGTRLGAELRRLLLAGRQVEAGGAQAGAEAAEEGLAPVPMAEMLLLAADRAQHVACVIRPALAAGKVVISDRYVDSSLAYQAAALGLPEEAVRRVNEVATGGLRPHLTFLLDLDPARAYVRDGAAPDRIEGRGLEFQRRVRTAYRELARREPERWVVLDVEGRSVEEVHALVAAAVQERLGLGKVAMPG
- a CDS encoding arginine decarboxylase, coding for MDLSQKETPFLEAVAAYAAGGIVPFHTPGHKQGRGADPFLLATLGAAALRVDVSDVLLSPRFNDSWTEALAAAQRLAAEALGADYCFFLVNGTTVGVHAMVLAAAAGRKIIVARNSHRSVVGAVVLADAWPVYVDPVYDQALGVWLPPAPSAWERAMEEHPDAAAVLVTYPTYEGATADLPAIVRAARKRGMIVLVDEAHGPHFGWHPDLPPRAVAVGADASAQSPHKLLGALTQASWLLGRDGALPRAAVETVLGILQSTSPSALLLGSLDAARRQMALEGRRLASKALEAAARVEAAVARLPGLRRVRLQDPTKLLIAVDGAGWNGYAAAAALRRMGVQVEMATARHVLALATLGDDEETVARLCGALERLACEAPPPGSPWAPWDEAALDPSGALRGAGRLVMRPREAALGRTRAVPLREAVGLVAADVVCPYPPGVPVLCPGEQVSAEAVEYLQAILDKGGEVRGLAGSPEAPAVRVVEAR
- the rsmI gene encoding 16S rRNA (cytidine(1402)-2'-O)-methyltransferase; the encoded protein is MAGGQGRATAARAGGFWGKLYVCGTPIGNLEDVTLRVLRVLREVDVIAAEDTRHTRKLLNHYKINTPLFSLHEHNERARIAELLKRLQSGQSVALVSDAGMPAISDPGGALIAAAAQEGVEIVVVPGPTAFVAALVGSGLPSDRFAFEGFLPRHPARRRERLEELAYDPRTLVFYEAPHRLVETLQAMLEVWGDRPACVARELTKAFEEWQRAPLSQLAAYWAAHTPRGEFVIVVAGAPQAAGRAAGEDGEKALDEASLAAAVRSRMAAGMDKKTAVKAVADEFGVPRRVVYRAALEIDAVDEEEE